The following DNA comes from Bombus terrestris chromosome 2, iyBomTerr1.2, whole genome shotgun sequence.
TCGACGGGAGGATCAGAAGAGGCATTGTATTAAACATGAGGCAAAAGGGTTTTACATCCGAAAGTGGATGTAAAATCAATATCGAACTTTTGAACTCTTCCCTAAATCACAGTAAAAGAAACAATGACGGGATATTCACCATAGTGGATATCTCGAAGGCGTTCGATACAGTGCCTCACGCCGCATTAAAACCATGTCTGGCTAGAAAGGGTGTGCCCGCCCCTATCGTCGATCTAATCGGCGATATgtacaaaaattgtaaaacaaatATAAGAACCAAAGATAGCAGGGTCGAGATTACGATCCGTCGAGGAGTCAAGCAAGGCGATCCTCTGTCGCCATTGCTATTTAACCTATGCTTGGAGCCTCTGCTGGAAGAGATCGAGGAGAAAAGCAATGGtttaaaaatcaatgaaaatcgAAAAGTGCCTGTTCTGGCCTTCGCAGACGATGTCGTTCTACTCGGAGCGGACGCGAGGGAAGCACAGCACCAAGTGAACGTACTTACGGATTATCTACAGAGCCTCGAGATGAACTTATGAATTGAAAAATTACTTACTTTCGCAGAGGTGACCGCTCGGCCACCGGTGCGTCCCCGCGCGAGGAGAGAATCCATGCGGGGAGTGGCGGGGGCGGCGACGGAGCGGGAACTGTCGCGAAAGGGAAGGAACGTTCCGCTAGTGGGCGGGACACGCGCGGGGAGAAAGTACCCGGCCTTCCCCGACCCCCACGATGTGCCGCGGTATCGCTCACTGTGAGGCTCGGGTTTCACATACAGAAAGGCGAAAGTGAGGAGGGAAGTTAAGCTCTCCGAACTTGACATCAAGGAGGTGAGATTCAGGAAGGCGATCACGTGGGCGATGCTGTTCGAGATCTCAGGCCAGGACGCTGGGAATAAAGCATCGCGACTGGCCAAGCGGATGGCGGCCACGCTGAAGGACTTACCCGCCAAGGTAACCGTGACGCGTAGGACAGCTGAGTTAAGAGTGACCGGACTGAAGGACTTGGTCACCCCGGAGGAGGTGGCGGCCGCCGTTGCCGAGGTCGGGGGCTGCCGCGCCGATGAGGTCAGTGTGGGACCCATACGCTACGCTCCTCGGGGCCTCGGTTCAGTGTGGCTACACTGTCCGCTGACAGCGGGGAGGAAAGTCAATCATCGGGAGGTAAGATCAATATAGGTTGGTCAACGGCGGGGGTTTCCCCTCTCCCGGCGCAACAACTCCAATGCTTCAGGTGCATGGAGTCGGGTCATGGTGCGCGAGGACTGCAAGTCGACGGTCGACTGGTCGGAGCGCTGCTATCGATGCGGGGCAGAAGGACATCGCGCCAGGGACTGTTCGGCGCGAGTACCTAAGTGTCCAGTGTGCACGGATCTGGGACTGTCCGCGTCACATCGCATCTGGTTGCCGGCATGCAAACACCCGGCCCGTAAGAAGAGGGCCGCACAGGAGGCAAGGACCGTTCCAGGCGATGGCGGGGACGCGGCAACGAGGAAGAAAACGACGCCGCCGTCTACTTGCCCCGGAAAGGCCAGAAAAGAGGATGGAGAAGTCGGATGCATCGACTGCGAGGGGAACGGCCCGGAGAAGGCTATGGAAACGGAGCCGTCCCCGACgtgagaggaagaagaggaggaggacaACTGCTCCTGCAGTGCAATCTTAACCGCGCCGGCCGGGCTTAGGACTTAATGTTCCAGAGCCTAGTGGAGCGGCGGATTGGTCTGGCAGCGGTGGTCGAGCCATACAGCATCCCCGCCGCGTCACAGGGCGCTGGGGACCTAATCAGCTCGGTCGCCATATTCTGAAACGGGAGCGCGGGAAGCCCCTCCTGCTCGGTGATCGAGCGGGGACGGGGTTTCGTGGCTGCGAAATGGGGCGACCTAGCCGTGGTGGCCGTATACGTGTCGCTCAACATCAGTCGGACAGAGTACGTCTCCTTCCTGAACGGGCTCGCGGCTTGCGTGAGACGCTTGGGCGCCTGTCCGTCATTGGTCCTCGGGGACTTCAACGCTCACTCAACGGCGTGGGGCTCCTGTAGGACCAACGGAAGGGGGCGCGACGTACAGGACTGGGCGGCCGCATTCGACCTCCGGCTTATGAACCAGCACGTGCGTGGCGTGGCGGGGTCACGTCCATAGTAGACCTCACGTGGGCAAGTCCAGCCGCATCCCGCCGTGTTTCCGGATGGGGCGTGTCCCCGGAGGAGACCCTCTCGGACCACCTCTACATCTTGATGGAGGTGGCGGTTGGGGGTGCGATGGGCGACCCTTCGCTCGGTACGAGCGGACCAACCGGCCCACCGGGAAGGGGAAGAAGACGAGAACTTCATGGCGACGGTCACTATAGCCGTCGCCTGGTCGGAAGAATCTCCGTCCGACGAGGACGCGGAAGCGGGAGCGACCCGGCTGAGGTGCGACTTGCATGCGATCTGCGATTCGAGTATGCCGCGGTCGGGAGCCCCGCGCCGTGCCGGCGCGGTGTACTGATGGTCCGAGGAGATCGCTCGTATTCGCGAGGCGTGTATCCGCGCTCGGCGTCGGTACACCAGATCCTGCCGTAAGCGGCGGGTGGACGAAGCCACAGTGGCTCGTTTGTACGAGGCCTACCGCGAAGCGCGGAGGCCCCTGCAGCCAGCCATCAAGGAGGTGAAGAGACGGGCGTGGGGCGAGCTACTGGCCAGCCTCGACTCCCATCCCTGGGGGTGCCCTTATAAGATGCTACTGAACAAACTGAATGGGCACCTCCCGCAACGGAGAGCATGGATCCTCGGTTCCTGGAGGAGGTGGTCGGCACCCTGTTCCCGGGAGCGACGGGCGAGGAGGATAGCTTGTTCACCGATGAGGAGAAGCAGGAGCCTCAACCGTCGGAAGAAGAGCCACGTGACACCGCGGGAAGTTGGAGCCCGGAAGGGTCACCGAGGAAGAATTGGCCGAGGATGTCAGAAGGATCGGAGCACGGAAAACTCCGCGCCCCGACGGAGTCCCGATCCGCCTGTGGAAGGACATCGCCGGAGTCTTGGCCCCGAGATTAATGCGTCTATTTGACAGATGCCAGTCTCGGGGCGAATTCCCCGTGAAgtgatgggcgtgataggtTTAGAAGAATCACTTGTGtcgttaacaataacaatttatttgcttatgtctgtggtatacactagcgcgccgaaagcacggtacagatatcggttagagattacaagttcaagctcggcgcgatactttacgcggtggttcgagtcgagatgatgcacagatgtcgagggattccgattcgctattacgtacgactgcgggCGGACAATTCAGAtcggcgtcttccaacttgcctcgcgacTCGCGGTAGAACAGAACAGAAATGTAGCGATCAAGATTTGGTTAATGGTTTGCTTATAGCGagacctgtcgtacttcgcagcttgagatagactgtttgttcgaaaccacggagtctttcctttgtcgcccctcgtgtgtttattagatgtaccgtgtgtttattagatgtaccgcggcggtcgccgcgtatgcgttcttctgagaattcggcgaaagaaatatagagatatcgatggtagattgggcacgtcggtattgcgctttgacggcatagctctttgtatcgcgaagccgttggaaagttccgtggtcgatgccgccacaaattaaagtttacttgaatgcttcatttgaaagatgatcggcaaaccgtaacaattggtattttagagaatcttagctgcatggatcctaagatttatagcgggtccttaggctcgctgtaaatattcggagagggtgtatcgacatctggcaatcatctgttcgcaaggtagagtccttgtgtagcggggcacgggacagaaaccgttgggaagtttgctgtcgagtgccgctacacccGTTTTGTGGAAAGAGGCAAGGATGGTCTTGCTGCCGAAGCCGGGACGGTCACCGGACTCGCCTTCCGCCTATCGACCGGTGTGCCTTTTGGACGAGGCTGGTAAGCTACTGGAGAGAGTGCTGGCGGCCCGTCTCGAGTCGCACCTGTCCTGGAGTGTCCCCGGAGTGCACGACAGCTAGTTTGGCTTTCGGAGGGGACGGTCTACGGCAGACGCTGTAGCCTGTGTCCGCTCCCTGGTTGAGAGGGTCGAGCGGCGCGGTTACGTGGCGTTGGCCGTGTCGCTGGACGTGGTCAACACCTTCAACAGCATCTCCTTGGACAGGATATACCGGGCCCTCGGGTTTCCTCGGGTACCCGCGTATCTGCGAGGTGTGGTCCGGGCAGTTCTCTCGGACCGAAGCATCGTCTACACCGTCCTTGGCGGGGGGATGCCTAAGAGGGCGGTGTACCGCGGGGTTCCGCAGGGTTTCATGCTGCGTCCGCTGCTGTGGAACATCGCGTAATACGCAGTGCTTTGAGCGCCGATGTCTCCGGAATCGGCACTGGCATGCTACGCCAACGACACGTTGGTGCTGGtgaggtgatgggcgtgataggtatagaagaatcactcggtatagtttaacaatatctatttatttgcttgtgtccgtggtatacactagcgcggtgaaagcacggtacaattatcggttcgaggttacaagttcaaactcggcgcggaactttacgcggtggttcgagtcgagacgattgcacagatgtccaGAGATTCAGATTCGTTATTACGTACGACCGCGGACGACCGATTCAGataggcgtcttccaacttgcttcgcggctcgcgatagatCCCGAATGCctttgtgtcgcgatgatgctccttaggaaaactgtgtttgggtgtgtctaaggatgcggaatcatcggattcgttaagaaaagcgttagttcagagagtgagggaaatggacgtcgctgttaactggctaaatcgtgagttggtggttggaaagagatggtaactgcccttgagagaaagttgctagcgaggagcgtcgtacgtgagaaaaagcagatttcccgtagtgggtggtatgtgtagggactattgagacaaagactgtttgtccttttagagaatcttagctgcacgaatcctaagatttatagcgagtccttaggctcgctgtaaatattcggtgagaatgcatcgacatctggcaatcatctgttcgcaaggtagagtctttgtgtagcgaggcacgagacagaaaccgttgggaagtttgctgtcgagtgccgctacactgGTCTGGGGCACGACGTGGGGCAGAACCGTCCATTTGACGGAGCTGGCGATAGTCTACGTGATCGCCGCGATCAAGGAATTGGGGCTGAGGGTGTCCCCCGAGAAGTCCGAGGCAATGTGGTTCTACCGCAGGGTCGATCACGGGacgcctccagcgggttatTGCCTGAGGTTGGAGGGGGCCGAGATAGGGGTCGAAACCAACATGAAGTATCTGGGCCTGACCCTCGACAGCCACTGGACCTTCGGCGCTCACTTCGAGCGCCTGGCACCGTATGTCGAAGCGATGGCGAACGCCTTAGGATGGTTGCTGCCTCGGCTGGGCGGGCCCGACGTCGGAGTGCGCCGGCAGTACGCCGGCGTGGTGCGATCGAGGCTCCTCTACGGAGCTCCGATCTGGGCGGAGGACCGGATGGACAGCCGCTGCAGTCTCCTAAAGGTCAGGAAGCTGCACAGGACGGTGGCCATCAGGGTAGTGAGGGtcttccgcaccatttcggcggcagcagcgTCGGTGCTCGCCGGGTTTCCCCCGttcgaactgcaggcactgaggtaTCGCGAGATTTACCTCCACATTCGGGGTTTGTCGGACCGGGTCGGTCCGGTGGACGCCGACGTTAGGGTTCGGGCTCGGCGGGCCTTGCTCGACAGATGGCGCGCCAGCCTCAATATGAGAGCGGACGCGCCAGGGCTGAGGGTCTTCGAGGCcgtccttccaaactgggaTGTTTGGTTGGACGGTGGCGGGCACCCTACATGGTGACACAGGTGCTCACTGGACACGGGTGCTTCGGTGAGTACCTGCACCGAATCGGGAAAGAGGCGACTACGCGTTACCACCACTGCGATACGAGCGTGGACTCGGCGCTGCACACGCTGGAGTACTGTCCGACGTGGGAGCTGCCGCGCCGCGACCTCATCGTGGAAATCGAATGGGACGTCTCGCCGCCGGCGATCCTCGAGGCATTGTTGGTGAGCGGGAGAGGGAGGAGGGCTCTGACCTCCTTCTGTGAGCAGGTTATGCTTCGCAAAAAGGCTACGGCGAGGGTGAGAGTGCAGAACTCCCACCCCGAGAGGATCGGCCGGCGAGGTCGCGGCAGAAGCCGTGGACGCGTTTTGCCGAGGCGCGCTAGATCCACCGCGCTCCCCAGTGGGGATTAAATTTAGGCACTGGTAGATCAGCGCCTCGAGACCGCCAAGCAGTCCGGTACAGGAACCAGACTACCTTGCACGGCGGCTCCGCCGACGAGGCGCGGTATGATGTGACCGCATACCGCTCCATTATGGGATGCATTTTGTGCGGTGGGGGGGGGGCGGTGTGCCGCTCACACCATTTCGCGGATCTCTCTCGATCACAGCCGGGACAGccatcgtggaggttttagtcggttggagcCCGGCTTCCCCCCAGAAGCGGCCTGGTGTCCttgcggatttcctccacgacaaaaaaaaaaaaagaatgccCCAAGACTTGCGGATGCAAAGCCGTCGTTGCTCGAGGAGGAAAACGAGGCCCTGTGGAAAGAGTTTGGGGGAATGGCGGTGAACGCGTCCCAGGATTATTTTCGGGGCGGCAGCTCCTTTGTCTGGATCCTCCATCATAAAGGCCATTGAAGAGCGCTTCGGAGATAGGCGACATAGTCGTGAGGCGCAAGCCAGACAGGATTCGGTGGCGTCGGCTCGCACCAACAGCACCACCCAATTACAATTGCTCCAGAGGGAGCGGCAGGATGAAGAGTGGAAGGTGGTCGGGccaaggaagaaaggaaggaagaaggaagaggTGAAGAAAATCACAGAAAGGGCGGTGGAGAGCCAAGTCTACGTGGCTTCATCCGCAACAGACGCTCAGGCTGGGAGGAGGACAAAGGGCACCCCAAAACCCAGGGCTGCCGCATCGACGGGGACCTCGACGAAAACCCCGAAATGTGTGTTGGTGCAAACGGCTAAGAAGGTTGTGCTCCTTCGGTCACCGCGATGATCTGCGGTGACTCTGACCCTCGGTGAGGGGGCGAAAATGTCATATGCGGAGGTGCTGGCGTCGACAAATCCTGCTAGCAGAGGTTGGCATCGAGGCGGTTAAGATGCGTAAGGCTACAACCGGCGCTATCATCTTGGAGGTCCCCGGTGATAAAGACCGGAAGAAGGCGTTCACGCTGGCGACGCGTTTAGCGCAGATCCGGGACCGGGCCACGGTCAGAGTTGCGGCCCCAGCCAGAATGGCGGAGCTGGTCGGGATAGACATCTCCGTTTCCAAGGAAGAACTGCAGGACACCTTGACTGCGGGATGCGACGGCACGAAGGTGCAGGTCGGAGAGATCGGAAGCACTAGAAACGGTCTCGGCTCGGCTTGGGTGCATTGTCCAGTAGTCGGAGCGAGGAAGCTGGCTCAGGCAGGAAAGGTGGCACTGGGATGGTCCATTGCAAGGGTCGAAGCCATGCCAAGAGGTCCTTGCAATGCTTTAAACGTCTGGAACTAGGGCACGTCGGGGCGACGTGCGTATCGACGGTGGATCAATCACACCTGTGACGAAACTGGGCATCGCGCTAGGGCTGTACTGCCTCGACAAGTGCTCCCTCTGCGAGTCGCTCGGGGCACCTGCGGCCCACCGGATGGGAGGAACGGCGTGCTGCTCGTCGAAGAAGGGAAACAAGAGGAAGCCATCAATTCGTGACTCTGCCACGAAGAAAATCATAGCGGATCCAGTGTGCACCGAAGAAGATACCAGATGTGCGGTAGATGGCCGGAAGGAGGCCATGGATTTGGTGCAGTGAATTCATGCGCCTTCTCCAGACTAATCTGGGACGGTCAAGACGGGCACAAGATCTGCTCTCCCAGACTATCCGAGAGAGCGGGGTCGCCTTGGCGGTGGTGGCTGAGCCGTACTGTATTCCCGATGTCCCCGACTGGGTCGGAGACCTAAATAGCTTGGTAGCTGTAGCATGAACACCGACGATGGGTGCCCTGGGGCCCTGCTCGATCGTGGCAGCGGTTATATCGCCGTCGAGTGTTTGTCGAATGTTTCCCCTAACAGCAGCCTGGGCGCGTTTGAGGACTTTCTGGCCAGGGTTGGAGAATGCGTCAGGAGATACTTTCCCCGCCAGGTGCTCGTCTTGGGGGACTTCAATGCCCACTCTTCGCAATGAGGCAACCCCTGAACGGACACACGTGGGAGGATATTGTCAGACTGGACCGCAGGACTAGGACTCCTACTAGTCAACAAAGGCTCGGCGAGCACCTGCGTGGTTTGGAGGGTGTCGTCCGTGGTTGACGTCACTTGAGCTACCCCCGGCGCCTTCCTACGAGTGTTGGATCGGAGAATGGCCGAGGGGGTCGAGACTCTTTCGGATCATCTCTACATCTTCATGGAATTGGCGTCTGTAACTACAACTAATGCACCCATCACGCAGGCCTGCAGTACCGGAGGAAGAGCTAAGAGTTCTCGCCCATCGCCAAGGTGGCGTCTCAAGGAGAGGGACAGCGAGCTGCTCCAGGTGGCAGTTATCGTGGCTGCCTGGAATTGGGATGCGCGTACGAAGTAGGGAAGCGTCGACAAGGAGGTGAAGGCCCTCCTTCAAGACATGAACGTGGCGTGTGACTCCTTGATGCCGCGCTTTGTACCCGGTAGTAGACACCATCAAGCCATCCACTGGTGGACACAAGAAATTGCGGAGCTTCGTACTCGTTGTGTCCAGGCCCGCAGAATGTTCCAGAGGGCGCGACGTAGGCGGATTCGCTACAATGAAGAGGAAGTCTCCCGCTGCTACGAGGCGTACAGCGGGCGTACAGCGAAGCACGGCACACTCTACAGCGGGAGATCAAGATCGCGAAAGCTCGGTCCTAGAGGGACCTTGTTCAGATGGTTGAATATGATCCGTGGGGGCGGCCTTACCGAATAGTGATGAAGAAGTTGCGCCCCTATGTCCCCCCCTCCACTGACCGCAAGTATAGACCCGGTGTTGCTTGCCAACGTCATCGGGATGTTGTGTCCCCGGCAAGACGACAATGATGTGAGGTAGGCACGATCATCCTCCACCTGGACGGTGGAATGGAAGAAAGAGATGGAGGTCACCGAGGACGAGCTGCTGGAAGCGACGAAGAGGATGGTCTCTCGGGACGTGACACCGGGTCCAGACGGAATACCAGGACGGGCTTGGGCGGAATTGATGAACATCATGGCTCCCCGTCTGCGACGTCTCCTTACAAGATGCCTGAGGGAGGGTGTATACCCGCGGGCATGGCGGATGGCGAAACTGGTCCTGCTAAAGAAGGAGGGTCGCCCCTTGGACTCACCTGCGGCGTACAGACCGGTGTGCCCTCTGGACGAGGTGGGCAAACTCCTTGAAAAAATAATCGCCACCCGTCTGGAGGCTCATCTATCGCAGCGGGTGTCCGGGTGGCACGACAGCCAGTACGGCTTTCGACGGGGCCGCTTCACCGTCGATGCGGTGAATTGTGTAAGGGCCATGGCGGAGGCCATGGTGTCGCAGAACGGGGTGGCATTGGCGGTCTCGCTGGATATAACAAACGCCTTCAACACCATTCCCTGGGACGTGGTAATAGAGGTACCTCCCTACCTTATCCGTGTCATCCGAGCCTATCTGAGCGgcaggtggatcacctacagaAACAATAGAGAGAAAGAAGCACGAAGGTCGGTTGAGCGGGGTGTTTCACAAAGTTCCGTGTTGGGGCTCATCTTGTGAATCACGGCATATGACTCGGTCCTTCGTTGCCCCCAGCCTCCGGGCACGGGCATCGTCTGCTATGCCGATGACAGGGACCCAGGGACGATGGTTTTATGAAACACTCAAACTCAGCGAGGTTGTCGTGGCGTGCGCGGTTCGCGCCTTTCAGGAGCTGGGCTTGAGCGTGTCACCTGCCAAGTCTGAGGCCATTGTGGTTCTTCGATCAACACCGTAGAGGCGTCCCTCCTCTTGGCCTCTGTGTGAACATCTGCGGAGAGAAAGTACAGGTGGGGCTCCAGATGAAATACCTGGGCCTCACGAGCCAATGGATATTCGGGCCGCACTATGAACTCCTGGTCCCTAAAGTGACCAACGCCTTATGCGGCCAACGCCTTATGCGGCCTATTGCCAAACATTGGCGGGGCTGGAGTCGAAGTTCGTCAACTATACGAGTGAGTGATTCGATTCAGGGTGCGGGCCCTGGTGTGGGCGTAAGATCTACTGAGGAATCGTCGCAGCTTACTGCTACTGAGGAGGTTGCAGAGGATTACCTCCATCCGAATAGTTAGGAGATATCAGACCATATCCCACATGTCGGCGTCCGTGCTAGCGGCGTCTCCTCCGTTGGAACTACGGACCCTAGCAGTTCGGCGAGTCAACTGCGGAGCCCGTGCTTGGACAGGGATACACCCTCTGGCGACCAGTCGGTCCGTGACGTTCGGGAGGAGGCAAAGCTCGAAACCTGGGAACGGTGGCGCATTCAGCTCGCCGCGAAGGATACGGTACGGTCTCATCAAGCCTTTGGAGTGATCCTACCGAACTGGGTGGCCTGGAGAGATCGTGGCGGGCTCCCGCTGACATACAGGATGACATAGGTGCTCACCGGGCACGGGGCGTTCGGGGAGTTCCTACTAAGGATTCGGCGTGAGTTAACCAGCACGTGTCACCACTGCGAGGAAGAGGAAGACACGCTACAGCACACGTTAGAGTTCTGTCCGGCGTGGAAGGAACCGCACCATGTCCTACGACTCGCTATCGGCGAGAGTTTGGCCCCCGAGGAAATCGTAGAAGCCGTGCTGAGGGGGCAACAGGAGCGCATCTCTGTCTGCTCCTACTGAGAGCAAGTCATGCTCGTAAAGGAGCGCGCCGAGAGAGAAAGGATGAAAAACCATCTTTGGTTTCAAAGATCTACAATTCGGTGACGGTTTCAACGCTTTTCTAATGTTCATAACCAATGTATTCTAGTTATTTGTATTTAGACGATATAACTACTCTTTTTAGAGGTATCTGTCTTATTTTTGGCACGCAGTTTGTCCTTCAgactattatatttaatatttgcttCAATCAATTATTGCTTCATATCAATATTTACTTTGTGTAAAAAGCATTGATAAATGTAATCTTTGATAAATGAATAAATGTATATCTTAAAAGGTCTTAGagggaaggacaagtaatgatgttttgatttaataaataatattcaaaa
Coding sequences within:
- the LOC125386118 gene encoding uncharacterized protein LOC125386118, with translation MWFYRRVDHGTPPAGYCLRLEGAEIGVETNMKYLGLTLDSHWTFGAHFERLAPYVEAMANALGWLLPRLGGPDVGVRRQYAGVVRSRLLYGAPIWAEDRMDSRCSLLKVRKLHRTVAIRVVRVFRTISAAAASVLAGFPPFELQALRYREIYLHIRGLSDRVGPVDADVRVRARRALLDRWRASLNMRADAPGLRVFEAVLPNWDVWLDGGGHPTW